A region from the Gallaecimonas xiamenensis 3-C-1 genome encodes:
- a CDS encoding glycine zipper 2TM domain-containing protein, with protein sequence MNKSMLAGVAVGVAVAAGGGAIAAYSLNDSGPTYADVIKVKAVNQNISTPRQACQDVVRTVKKPVQDENRITGSVIGAVVGGVLGNQVGGGSGKKLATVAGAAAGGYAGNQVQKDMQDKDLTQVTERQCQTVYDKSQKLLGYDVTYRLGEKTETVRMDHKPGPTLPVENGQVILTAQQ encoded by the coding sequence ATGAACAAGTCCATGCTGGCCGGCGTTGCCGTGGGTGTGGCCGTGGCAGCCGGTGGTGGCGCCATTGCCGCTTACTCACTGAACGACAGTGGCCCTACCTATGCCGATGTGATCAAGGTCAAGGCGGTCAACCAGAACATCAGTACCCCCAGGCAGGCGTGCCAGGACGTGGTCAGAACGGTGAAAAAACCGGTTCAGGACGAGAACCGCATCACAGGCTCGGTCATAGGCGCCGTGGTAGGCGGTGTGCTGGGCAATCAGGTTGGCGGCGGCAGCGGTAAGAAGTTGGCCACCGTCGCTGGCGCTGCGGCTGGGGGCTATGCCGGAAACCAGGTGCAAAAGGACATGCAGGACAAAGATCTGACCCAGGTCACCGAGCGCCAATGCCAAACCGTCTATGACAAGTCCCAGAAACTGTTGGGCTATGACGTGACCTACCGCCTGGGTGAAAAGACCGAAACGGTGCGTATGGACCACAAGCCGGGACCAACCCTACCGGTGGAGAACGGCCAGGTGATCCTCACCGCCCAGCAATGA
- a CDS encoding MarC family NAAT transporter — protein sequence MNHFVELSLATVAALLPIINPFSTAALFLGLTEGDLPSWRRQQAKMGVIYMVAILVVFLLAGTLIMNFFGISLPGVRIAGGILVGRVAIGMLYPRDEEGSEAAHKENRKRKDVSFFPLAMPSLAGPGAIAVTITLATLADSWSHYLAIIIGILVMGVITYLTLLASGAITRVLGVTGMQALTKIMGFLIFCIAVQFIVNGVLDPSLLARLKEGLGL from the coding sequence ATGAACCACTTTGTCGAACTTAGCCTGGCAACCGTTGCCGCCCTGTTACCCATTATCAACCCCTTCAGTACCGCCGCCCTGTTCCTGGGGCTGACCGAGGGGGATCTGCCCAGTTGGCGGCGCCAGCAGGCCAAGATGGGGGTGATCTACATGGTGGCGATACTGGTGGTGTTCCTGCTGGCCGGTACCCTTATCATGAATTTCTTCGGCATTTCCCTGCCGGGAGTCCGCATAGCGGGTGGCATATTGGTGGGCCGTGTGGCTATCGGCATGCTCTATCCCAGAGATGAAGAAGGTAGCGAGGCGGCCCACAAGGAAAACCGCAAACGCAAGGACGTCTCCTTCTTTCCGTTGGCCATGCCCAGCCTGGCCGGCCCCGGCGCCATCGCGGTGACCATCACCCTGGCCACCCTGGCAGACAGCTGGAGCCACTATCTGGCCATCATCATCGGCATACTGGTGATGGGGGTTATCACCTACCTGACGCTGCTGGCGTCGGGGGCCATCACCCGGGTGCTGGGGGTGACCGGCATGCAGGCCCTGACCAAGATCATGGGCTTTCTTATCTTTTGCATCGCCGTGCAATTTATCGTCAATGGCGTTTTGGACCCCAGCCTGTTGGCCCGCCTCAAGGAAGGGTTGGGGCTATAA
- a CDS encoding SDR family NAD(P)-dependent oxidoreductase gives MSAKPYVIVTGGARNIGQAISLRMQQDGYQVIVLDVAAPEAPSLTHHYQIDLSDGQATAELVKALGQEFGITRLVNNVGLVKPAGLDEVSEADFLSLMHLNTLCALHCVQALTPVMRQQGFGRIVNNCSRVVLGKTDRSAYSASKGALLSMARTWALELGPHGITVNNVAPGPIATSAFWANNPPGSPKAQKIIDNIPLGRMGQPEDVAQAMSFFLDERSGFITGQTLYVCGGVTTGLAPV, from the coding sequence ATGTCAGCAAAGCCCTATGTCATCGTCACCGGCGGTGCCCGCAACATCGGCCAGGCCATCAGCCTGCGTATGCAGCAAGACGGCTACCAGGTGATAGTCCTGGACGTGGCGGCCCCCGAAGCCCCCTCCCTTACCCACCATTACCAAATTGATTTGAGTGACGGCCAAGCCACCGCCGAACTGGTCAAGGCCCTGGGCCAGGAGTTCGGCATTACCCGCCTGGTCAACAACGTCGGCCTGGTCAAGCCAGCTGGTCTGGACGAGGTCAGCGAAGCCGATTTCCTGTCCCTGATGCACCTCAATACCCTTTGTGCCCTGCACTGCGTGCAGGCCCTGACCCCGGTGATGCGCCAGCAGGGTTTTGGCCGTATCGTCAACAACTGCAGCCGGGTGGTGTTGGGTAAAACCGACCGCAGCGCCTATAGCGCCAGCAAAGGCGCCCTGCTGTCCATGGCCCGCACCTGGGCCCTGGAACTGGGGCCTCACGGCATCACCGTCAACAACGTGGCCCCGGGCCCTATCGCCACCTCCGCCTTTTGGGCCAACAACCCACCTGGGTCCCCCAAGGCCCAGAAGATCATCGATAATATTCCCCTTGGCCGCATGGGCCAGCCGGAAGACGTGGCCCAGGCCATGAGTTTTTTCCTGGATGAGCGCTCCGGCTTTATCACCGGCCAAACCCTCTATGTGTGCGGCGGCGTAACCACAGGCCTGGCCCCGGTATGA
- a CDS encoding IclR family transcriptional regulator domain-containing protein: MTEQSKQEGPDKDFLATFARGLEVIKSFDAQTPAMTLTEVAKKNDLSRATARRFMLTLQKLGYVSSDGKQFRLTARVLDLGYSYLSTLDFGGVITRYMEEVTHKLGESCSASVLDGPNIVYIARIPVRGLMPINLQVGAKLPAFATSMGRVLMAAMSDERLEEYLAQVEFVQLTPYTLTTVDALRQEVHKVRTQGYAINDQQLELGLRSVAVPVYDRHRNIRFALNVSSHVSKVSPERLVSEFVPLLEEAAARMTAALP, from the coding sequence ATGACGGAACAGAGCAAACAGGAAGGTCCGGACAAGGACTTTCTGGCCACCTTTGCCAGGGGTCTGGAGGTGATCAAGTCCTTCGATGCCCAAACCCCGGCCATGACCCTCACCGAGGTGGCCAAGAAGAATGATCTGTCCCGGGCCACGGCCCGGCGTTTTATGTTGACGCTGCAAAAACTCGGTTACGTGAGCAGTGACGGCAAGCAGTTCCGGCTTACCGCCAGGGTGCTGGATCTGGGCTACAGCTACCTGTCCACCCTGGACTTTGGTGGCGTTATCACCCGTTACATGGAAGAAGTGACCCACAAGCTGGGGGAGTCTTGCTCGGCTTCGGTGCTGGACGGCCCCAACATCGTCTACATAGCGCGGATCCCGGTCAGGGGGCTGATGCCCATCAACCTGCAGGTGGGGGCCAAATTGCCCGCTTTTGCCACCTCCATGGGTAGGGTGCTGATGGCGGCCATGAGCGACGAGCGGTTGGAAGAATACCTGGCACAGGTGGAGTTCGTGCAGTTGACCCCCTACACCCTGACCACAGTCGATGCCCTTCGCCAGGAAGTGCACAAGGTGCGGACCCAGGGCTATGCCATCAACGACCAGCAGTTGGAATTGGGGCTGCGTTCGGTGGCGGTACCTGTCTATGACCGGCACCGTAACATCCGCTTTGCGCTGAACGTCAGTTCCCATGTGTCGAAGGTGTCCCCTGAGCGGCTGGTGTCGGAGTTTGTGCCCCTGCTGGAAGAGGCCGCCGCCCGGATGACGGCGGCCCTGCCTTAG
- a CDS encoding CoA-transferase subunit beta, translating into MSEQAYSASEMMTVAAARMLAEDDVCFVGIGLPSAAANMARLSHAKQIKLIYESGTLDTKPNVLPLSIGDGELADTAISVISVPEMFRYWLQGGKIRTGFLGAAQIDRFANINTTVIGDYAKPKVRLPGAGGAPEIASHCGRVLITLKHNARAFVEKLDFITSVGFLDGGDSRERLGLPGKGPAMVITDLGILEPDPVTKELTLTAVHPGVSVEQVVAATGWPLKVAATVATTQAPTAEELAILRDLNERTQAAYG; encoded by the coding sequence ATGTCTGAGCAAGCCTACAGCGCCTCGGAAATGATGACGGTGGCGGCCGCCCGAATGCTGGCCGAGGATGATGTCTGTTTTGTGGGGATAGGTTTGCCGAGCGCGGCGGCCAATATGGCCAGGCTCAGCCATGCCAAGCAGATCAAGCTTATCTACGAAAGCGGCACCCTGGACACCAAGCCCAATGTCCTGCCCCTGTCCATCGGCGACGGCGAGCTGGCCGACACCGCCATCAGTGTGATCTCGGTGCCCGAGATGTTCCGCTACTGGCTTCAGGGCGGCAAGATCCGCACCGGTTTCCTGGGCGCCGCCCAGATTGACCGCTTCGCCAACATCAACACCACGGTGATCGGCGACTACGCCAAGCCCAAGGTGCGCCTGCCCGGCGCCGGCGGCGCACCGGAGATCGCCTCCCACTGCGGCCGGGTGCTGATCACCTTGAAGCACAACGCCAGGGCCTTTGTGGAAAAGCTCGATTTCATTACATCAGTGGGCTTCTTGGACGGCGGCGACAGCCGAGAGCGCCTGGGCCTGCCCGGCAAGGGTCCGGCCATGGTGATCACCGACCTGGGTATCCTAGAGCCCGATCCAGTCACCAAGGAGCTGACCCTGACCGCCGTTCACCCCGGGGTAAGCGTCGAGCAGGTGGTAGCTGCCACCGGCTGGCCCCTTAAGGTTGCCGCCACCGTAGCCACCACCCAGGCGCCCACCGCCGAGGAGCTGGCCATACTCCGTGACCTTAACGAACGTACCCAGGCCGCCTACGGCTAA
- a CDS encoding CoA transferase subunit A, with protein MAEHLTLRDAIQRHVLPGSTVALEGFTHLIPYAAGLEIIRQGITGLTVVRMTPDLIYDQLIGMGCVDKMIFSWGGNPGVGSLHRFRDAFEHQRPKALVIEEHAHAAMANAYVAGASGLPLALFDGYLGTSYEDINPNIKRLTCPFTGKALAAVPAINPDVAIIHAQKADKEGNVWLSGIVGVQKEAVLAAKVAIVTVEEVVDRVDDSQGGTVIPAWVIDAVCVVPMGAFPSYASGYYPRNNRFYIKWDAIARDYDSFKAWMQDFVLDTQDFSHYLRKLQEADYV; from the coding sequence ATGGCTGAACATTTGACCCTGAGGGACGCCATCCAACGACATGTCCTGCCCGGCAGTACAGTGGCACTGGAAGGTTTTACCCACCTTATCCCCTACGCAGCGGGCCTGGAGATCATCCGCCAGGGCATCACCGGCCTGACGGTCGTCCGCATGACCCCGGATCTTATCTATGACCAGCTGATCGGCATGGGCTGTGTCGACAAGATGATCTTTTCCTGGGGGGGCAACCCCGGTGTCGGCTCCCTGCACCGCTTTCGCGACGCCTTCGAGCACCAAAGGCCCAAGGCGCTGGTTATCGAAGAGCATGCCCACGCCGCCATGGCCAACGCCTACGTCGCCGGTGCCAGCGGCCTGCCCCTGGCCCTGTTCGACGGCTACCTTGGCACCTCCTACGAGGACATCAACCCCAACATCAAACGCCTGACCTGCCCCTTTACCGGCAAGGCCCTGGCGGCGGTGCCGGCCATCAACCCGGACGTAGCCATCATCCATGCCCAGAAGGCCGACAAGGAAGGCAACGTCTGGCTGAGCGGTATCGTCGGGGTGCAAAAAGAAGCGGTGCTGGCGGCCAAGGTGGCCATTGTCACCGTCGAAGAAGTGGTGGACCGGGTTGATGACAGCCAGGGCGGCACCGTCATTCCCGCCTGGGTCATTGACGCCGTCTGCGTGGTACCCATGGGGGCCTTCCCGTCCTATGCCAGCGGCTATTACCCGCGCAACAACCGCTTTTATATCAAGTGGGACGCCATAGCCCGGGACTACGACAGCTTTAAGGCCTGGATGCAGGACTTTGTCCTGGACACCCAGGATTTTTCCCATTACTTGCGTAAGTTGCAGGAGGCCGATTATGTCTGA
- a CDS encoding Bug family tripartite tricarboxylate transporter substrate binding protein has product MKKRTLMGALWAVGAAAALSFTSSAVAKGDWPQENITLVVPYAAGGTTDVLSRRVADLLQAELGKPVIVENRPGAGSTVATAQLTRARDPNYRILMASPGHSIGAAIYPGLRYDPVQDFRFIRNVINIPNVMVVPANSPYNSVAEFVKAAREKDGMAFSSSGVGSSIHMSGELFKKMTGTKMVHVPFRGSGEALPALISGDVDVSFENLPTVMAMIKSGQVKALAVTTDKPSPFLPGIPTLAEAGKDLGLANYQTSAWFGLVANKKMSEEAVGKLQGALDKVMANQAFLNFLPQLGAEPATEKGDNFKAFVAKDVQKWADVAQEAGIRN; this is encoded by the coding sequence ATGAAAAAACGTACTCTGATGGGGGCTCTCTGGGCCGTTGGCGCTGCTGCTGCCTTGTCCTTTACGTCATCTGCCGTTGCCAAGGGTGACTGGCCGCAAGAGAACATTACCCTGGTGGTGCCTTACGCTGCCGGTGGTACCACCGATGTCCTGTCCCGCCGGGTCGCCGACCTGCTGCAAGCGGAGCTGGGCAAACCGGTGATAGTGGAAAACCGCCCCGGTGCCGGCTCTACCGTCGCTACCGCGCAACTGACCCGGGCCCGTGACCCTAACTACCGCATCCTGATGGCCTCCCCTGGCCACTCCATCGGCGCCGCCATCTACCCTGGCCTGCGCTATGACCCGGTCCAGGACTTCCGCTTTATCCGTAACGTCATCAACATCCCCAATGTGATGGTGGTGCCGGCCAATAGCCCTTACAACAGCGTGGCCGAGTTCGTTAAAGCGGCCCGTGAAAAAGACGGCATGGCGTTCAGCTCCTCTGGTGTTGGCAGCTCCATCCACATGTCCGGTGAGCTGTTCAAGAAGATGACCGGTACCAAGATGGTGCACGTGCCTTTCCGTGGCAGTGGTGAGGCCCTGCCGGCCCTGATCTCTGGTGACGTGGACGTGTCCTTCGAGAACCTGCCCACCGTTATGGCCATGATCAAGTCCGGCCAGGTCAAGGCCTTGGCGGTGACCACCGACAAGCCGTCCCCCTTCCTGCCCGGTATCCCCACCCTGGCTGAAGCCGGCAAGGACCTGGGCCTGGCCAACTACCAGACCTCCGCCTGGTTCGGCCTGGTTGCCAACAAGAAGATGTCCGAAGAAGCGGTCGGCAAACTGCAGGGGGCCCTGGACAAGGTCATGGCCAACCAGGCTTTCCTGAACTTCCTGCCCCAGTTGGGTGCTGAGCCTGCCACCGAGAAAGGTGACAACTTCAAGGCCTTCGTTGCCAAAGACGTGCAGAAATGGGCCGACGTTGCCCAGGAAGCCGGGATCCGCAACTAA
- a CDS encoding tripartite tricarboxylate transporter TctB family protein produces the protein MTQSKRRSLSLNGDVVLGLIFLVAALVFLVKLVPDFIEQPGYMQHPLLSPRFLPSVMGWIVLVLSLGLVLGGLLKDAKAVAGQYPLLKGVPAAQYLCILVALALYGFGFEYLGAPLTGAAATVLLFAGLKVRHPLLYVLAVVFPLAVCWVFNHGLNVPLPQGDWW, from the coding sequence ATGACTCAAAGCAAACGCCGTAGCCTGAGCCTTAATGGCGATGTGGTTCTCGGCCTCATCTTCCTGGTGGCGGCCCTGGTGTTCCTGGTCAAGCTGGTGCCGGACTTTATCGAGCAGCCGGGCTATATGCAGCATCCACTGCTGTCGCCGCGCTTTTTGCCCAGCGTCATGGGCTGGATAGTGCTGGTGCTGAGCCTGGGACTGGTGCTGGGCGGCCTGCTCAAAGACGCCAAAGCCGTCGCTGGCCAGTACCCTTTACTCAAAGGGGTACCGGCAGCCCAGTACCTCTGCATTCTGGTGGCCTTGGCCCTGTACGGCTTCGGTTTTGAATACCTGGGTGCCCCCCTGACCGGTGCGGCGGCGACAGTGCTGCTCTTTGCCGGCCTCAAGGTGCGTCATCCCCTGCTTTATGTGTTGGCGGTGGTCTTTCCCCTGGCGGTGTGCTGGGTGTTTAACCACGGCCTCAATGTACCCCTGCCACAGGGTGACTGGTGGTGA
- a CDS encoding tripartite tricarboxylate transporter permease, whose product MENFTEVLSLFLSVDNLLMIAVGVLIGVVIGAIPGLTATMAVALALPFTFAMEPVTAILLLVGIYKGGMYGGSITAILIRTPGSPASACTLLDGYPLAQQGQAKKALQMALYASCIADFISNLSLIFLAGYLAKIALNFGPPEYFWLICFSLTIIISVSGNSVLKGLIAAALGIIISTIGLDAVYGTQRLTFDNFDLMDKVNFVPLLIGLFAIPEILDFYLTKAKPHIQSAAKGAAVTWTELKGSMKSIVRGSVIGVIIGAIPGTGATAASFISYSEARRTSRNKDNFGKGEVEGVAAAEAGNNAVAGATLIPLLSLGIPGDVITAIILGAFMLHGLTPGPLMFQDNINLIYALFCGIMLSSVVLFATGKVAIRYFSLIADIPKAVLFPIVLMFCIYGAYAVNNNSFDITVMLVFGLLGFVFNRTGVAAAPFLIGFILGPMFEDNLRRTLLIGKGELAIFVRNPIDWFFILLTVLSLGFAAYRYWQSLKQPKA is encoded by the coding sequence ATGGAAAACTTCACTGAGGTGCTCAGCCTTTTCCTGAGCGTAGACAACCTGCTGATGATCGCCGTCGGGGTGCTGATCGGCGTCGTTATCGGGGCCATTCCCGGCCTGACCGCCACCATGGCCGTGGCCCTGGCCTTGCCCTTTACCTTTGCTATGGAGCCGGTCACCGCCATCCTGCTGTTGGTGGGGATCTACAAAGGCGGCATGTATGGCGGTTCCATCACTGCCATCCTTATCCGTACCCCAGGCTCACCGGCGTCGGCCTGTACCCTGCTGGACGGTTACCCCCTGGCCCAGCAAGGCCAAGCCAAAAAAGCCCTGCAGATGGCCCTTTATGCCTCCTGCATCGCCGACTTTATCTCCAACCTGTCGCTGATCTTCCTGGCCGGTTACCTGGCCAAAATAGCCCTGAACTTCGGGCCGCCGGAGTACTTCTGGCTGATCTGCTTTAGCCTGACCATCATCATCTCCGTGTCCGGCAACTCGGTACTCAAAGGCCTGATCGCCGCCGCCCTTGGGATCATCATCTCCACCATAGGCCTTGATGCGGTCTACGGCACTCAGCGCCTGACCTTCGACAACTTCGACCTGATGGACAAGGTCAACTTCGTGCCGCTGCTCATTGGCCTCTTTGCCATCCCTGAGATCCTGGATTTCTACCTGACCAAGGCCAAGCCCCATATCCAGTCTGCCGCCAAAGGTGCGGCGGTGACCTGGACCGAGCTTAAAGGCTCCATGAAGTCCATCGTGCGCGGCTCGGTGATCGGTGTCATCATCGGCGCCATCCCCGGCACCGGTGCCACCGCCGCCTCGTTTATTTCCTACTCCGAGGCCCGCCGCACTTCCCGCAACAAGGACAACTTCGGTAAAGGGGAAGTGGAAGGGGTTGCGGCGGCCGAAGCAGGCAACAATGCCGTTGCCGGCGCCACCTTGATCCCGCTCTTGTCCCTGGGTATTCCCGGCGACGTGATCACCGCTATCATCCTCGGCGCCTTCATGCTGCACGGCCTGACCCCGGGCCCGCTGATGTTCCAGGACAACATCAACCTCATCTATGCCTTGTTCTGCGGCATCATGCTGAGTTCCGTGGTGCTCTTTGCCACCGGCAAGGTAGCCATCCGCTACTTCTCCTTGATCGCGGATATTCCCAAGGCGGTGCTGTTCCCCATAGTGCTGATGTTCTGCATCTACGGCGCCTACGCGGTCAACAACAACAGTTTCGATATCACCGTCATGCTGGTGTTTGGCCTGCTGGGTTTTGTGTTCAACCGCACCGGGGTGGCGGCTGCGCCCTTCCTTATCGGTTTTATCCTGGGGCCCATGTTCGAAGACAACCTGCGCCGCACCTTGCTGATCGGCAAGGGCGAGCTGGCCATCTTCGTGCGCAACCCCATCGATTGGTTCTTCATCCTGCTGACGGTGCTGTCCTTGGGCTTTGCCGCCTATCGCTACTGGCAGTCCCTCAAGCAACCCAAAGCCTGA
- the pcaF gene encoding 3-oxoadipyl-CoA thiolase, which yields MTDAYICDGIRTPIGRFGGALAPVRPDDLGALVLKALAERNPGLRLDAIDDVIFGCANQAGEDNRNVARMSSLLAGLPQSVPGTTVNRLCGSGMDAIGMAARAIKSGEQQLVLAGGVESMSRAPFVMGKAEKAFSREANGLYDTTIGWRFINPLMASQYGVDAMPETAENVADDYGINRADQDAFALASQQKAARAQEAGVFAAEIVPVTVALGRGKTALVSQDEHPRPETSLEMLAKLKAPFKADGSGTVTAGNASGVNDGACALILASKAAAEAHGLVPRARVVAMASAGVAPRVMGIGPVPAVRKLLAQTGISLADIDVIELNEAFAAQGLAVLRELGLKDDDPRVNPNGGAIALGHPLGMSGARLVLTATQQLHRSQGRYALCTMCIGVGQGIALLLERV from the coding sequence ATGACTGATGCATATATCTGTGACGGCATTCGCACGCCCATAGGCCGCTTCGGCGGTGCCCTGGCACCGGTACGTCCCGACGATCTGGGCGCCCTGGTGCTCAAAGCCCTGGCCGAGCGCAACCCCGGTCTGCGCCTTGACGCCATCGACGACGTCATCTTCGGCTGTGCCAACCAGGCCGGGGAAGACAACCGCAACGTGGCCCGCATGTCGAGCCTGCTGGCCGGTCTGCCCCAGTCGGTGCCCGGTACCACAGTCAACCGCCTGTGCGGCTCGGGCATGGACGCCATCGGCATGGCTGCCCGCGCCATCAAGAGCGGTGAGCAGCAGCTGGTGCTGGCCGGCGGTGTGGAGTCCATGTCCCGCGCCCCCTTCGTGATGGGTAAGGCGGAGAAGGCTTTTAGCCGCGAGGCCAATGGCCTCTATGACACCACCATCGGCTGGCGCTTTATCAACCCCCTGATGGCCAGCCAATATGGGGTAGATGCCATGCCGGAGACGGCGGAAAACGTGGCCGACGACTACGGGATAAACCGCGCCGACCAGGACGCCTTCGCCCTGGCCTCCCAGCAAAAGGCCGCCCGCGCCCAAGAAGCGGGCGTCTTTGCCGCCGAAATCGTGCCGGTCACAGTGGCCCTTGGCCGGGGTAAAACGGCCCTTGTCAGCCAGGACGAGCACCCCAGGCCCGAAACCAGCCTGGAGATGCTGGCCAAGCTCAAGGCCCCCTTCAAGGCCGACGGCAGCGGCACCGTTACCGCCGGTAACGCCTCTGGGGTCAACGACGGCGCCTGCGCCCTTATTCTTGCCTCCAAGGCCGCCGCCGAGGCCCATGGCCTGGTGCCAAGGGCCAGGGTAGTGGCCATGGCCAGCGCCGGTGTGGCCCCCAGGGTGATGGGCATAGGGCCGGTGCCGGCAGTGCGCAAACTGCTGGCCCAGACCGGCATCAGCCTGGCCGACATCGATGTGATTGAACTTAACGAAGCCTTCGCCGCCCAGGGCCTGGCGGTGCTGCGCGAGCTTGGCCTCAAGGACGACGATCCCAGGGTCAACCCCAACGGCGGTGCCATTGCCCTTGGCCATCCCCTGGGCATGAGCGGGGCGCGCCTGGTGCTGACCGCAACCCAGCAGCTGCACCGCAGCCAGGGCCGTTACGCCCTTTGCACCATGTGTATCGGGGTAGGCCAGGGCATAGCCCTGCTGCTGGAGCGGGTTTGA
- a CDS encoding ATP-binding cassette domain-containing protein: MLNLAQAHFPLANDKHLVVPQLSLAPGQCLWVGGGNGSGKSLLLRALAGQLPCSQGQCQLPASTALVSMDGQLALWDQAFKDANTDWAFAGEELVASALGLLCQVASEPEARAMAQMLGLGAVLDSPFTALSSGEGRKLLLARALLQKPALLLLDEPYAGLDTKARQALTGHLQPLLAAGLALVLVSSRQEDWPLPCQQGHMDSLCWQPGPQPEVFAQGELPPPLDAPKAEPAGPLVVLNDLWVRFGDKAVLTGLNWQLQRGQHWQIIGPNGAGKSTLLSIITGENPQGFSNQVWLFGRRRGSGETLWDIRAQQGLVSPALHGAYRVNCTALDVVLSGFFDSIGLYQAPGERRLALARQWLALLGLDEDSAFLGLSYGEQRLLLIARAMVKHPRLLILDEPYQGVDSARRQRLSRFLSLLMAKGRTQLLLVSHHGEDSPGGISHRLHFEPAGDGWHYRTEAL; the protein is encoded by the coding sequence ATGCTGAACCTGGCCCAAGCCCACTTTCCCCTGGCAAACGACAAGCACCTGGTGGTGCCTCAGTTGTCCCTGGCGCCGGGGCAGTGCCTCTGGGTAGGCGGCGGCAACGGCAGCGGCAAGAGCCTGCTGCTAAGGGCCCTTGCCGGCCAGCTGCCTTGCAGCCAGGGCCAATGCCAGTTACCGGCAAGCACTGCCTTGGTGTCCATGGACGGCCAGCTGGCCCTTTGGGACCAGGCCTTTAAGGACGCCAATACCGACTGGGCCTTTGCAGGGGAAGAGCTGGTGGCCAGCGCCCTGGGGCTGTTGTGCCAGGTTGCCTCTGAGCCAGAGGCCCGCGCCATGGCGCAGATGCTGGGGTTGGGGGCGGTGCTGGACAGTCCCTTTACGGCCCTTTCCAGCGGTGAAGGGCGCAAGCTGCTGCTGGCCAGGGCCTTGTTGCAAAAGCCGGCGCTGTTACTGCTGGACGAGCCTTACGCCGGCCTGGACACCAAGGCCCGCCAGGCCTTGACCGGCCATTTACAACCTTTGTTGGCCGCCGGCCTGGCGCTGGTGCTGGTCAGCAGCCGCCAGGAGGACTGGCCGTTGCCTTGCCAGCAAGGCCATATGGACAGCCTGTGTTGGCAGCCAGGGCCACAACCGGAAGTCTTTGCCCAGGGAGAGCTGCCACCACCGCTGGACGCTCCCAAAGCAGAACCGGCAGGCCCTCTGGTGGTCCTTAATGACCTCTGGGTACGCTTTGGGGACAAGGCGGTGCTGACCGGCCTCAACTGGCAGCTGCAACGGGGCCAGCACTGGCAAATTATCGGCCCCAACGGCGCCGGCAAGTCGACGTTGCTGTCGATTATCACCGGGGAAAATCCTCAGGGTTTTAGCAACCAGGTCTGGCTTTTTGGCCGGCGTCGGGGCAGCGGCGAGACATTGTGGGATATCCGTGCCCAGCAGGGTTTGGTGTCACCGGCCCTCCATGGCGCCTACCGGGTCAACTGCACCGCGCTGGACGTGGTGCTGTCGGGTTTTTTCGACTCCATCGGCCTTTACCAGGCACCGGGGGAGCGGCGCCTGGCGCTGGCCCGCCAGTGGCTGGCCCTGTTGGGGCTGGATGAAGACAGCGCTTTTTTAGGTCTTTCCTACGGGGAACAGCGCTTGCTGCTTATCGCCAGGGCCATGGTCAAGCACCCCAGGCTGTTAATACTGGACGAACCCTACCAAGGGGTGGATAGCGCCCGGCGCCAGCGCCTTAGCCGCTTTCTAAGCCTGTTGATGGCCAAGGGCCGCACCCAGCTGCTGCTGGTCAGCCACCACGGGGAGGATAGCCCAGGAGGGATAAGCCACCGGCTGCATTTCGAGCCCGCCGGTGACGGCTGGCACTACCGCACCGAAGCGCTATGA